Below is a genomic region from Prochlorococcus marinus str. MIT 0918.
CGTTTACCTAGCAAATTCTGACGAAATCTTCCTTGCTTCCCTTCGATAATGTCACTTAATGATTTTAAAGCCCGGTTGTTTGCCCCAACTACAGTTCTACCTCGTCTCCCATTATCTATGAGGGCATCAACTGCTTCCTGAAGCATTCTTTTTTCATTACGAACTATAATTTCAGGAGCTAATATTTCTTGAAGTCGTGCTAAACGGTTATTTCTATTTATAACCCTTCTATATAGGTCATTTAAATCAGAAGTAGCAAATCTTCCGCCATCTAACTGGACCATAGGTCGAAGATCAGGCGGAATTACAGGTATTGCATCTAAAACCATCCATTCAGGCCTAGCATTAGTTGCAATAAAGTTATCAATTACTCGTAGTCTTTTAATAAGTTTTGCACGCTTCTGTCCTTTGCTAGAACTAATTTCCACTCTTAGTTCTTCAGCAATTTCTTTTAAATCTAAATCTTCTAAAAGTTGTTTTAAAGCTTCTGCACCTATTCCAACAACAGGTTCATTTTCAATCGTGGAATCTTCTGCATAAATTTCATCTTCAATTTCAAGCCACTCGTCTTCTGTAAGAAGTTGTTTATATTTAAGGTCTTTATGATCTCCAACATCTAAGACTACATAACAGTTGAAATAAACTATTTGCTCTACATCTCTCAATGGCATATCAAGCAATATTGCTACATAACTAGGAATCCCCTTTAAATACCAAACATGAGAAACTGGTGCAGCTAAATTAATAAATCCCATGCGATGTCGACGCACTCTGCTCTCTGTAACTTCGACGCCACAACGCTCACAAACAATTCCCCTATGACGAACTCTCTTATATTTTCCACAGTGGCACTCCCAATCTTTTGAAGGTCCAAAGATCTTTTCACAGAAAAGGCCATCCATTTCTGGCTTTAAAGTTCTGTAATTAATAGTTTCTGGCTTAGTAACTTCACCAACTACTTGACCATTAGGGAGTGTACGTTGTCCCCATGACATTACTCTTTCAGGAGAAGCCAAGGTGATTTTGACGTAATCAAAATGATTCTCAGTTCTTAAATTGCTGTTAGTCATGACAAGAAAATAGTGTTAATTAAAAATGCTAAAAACAGTTGATAAAAAAGGTTAATCCTCTTGATAATCAGAACCTAATGATTCATATGTTGGTCTACTTGGAGTACTCCTTCTAGGATTAACATCTTGCATTAAATCAACTTCTTTTCCTTCATCTGTATATACACCAATATCCAATCCTAATGATTGCAACTCTCGCATTAACACCTTAAAGGATTCAGGAGTCCCTGGCCTAGGAATTGGTTTACCTTTCACTATCGCATTTAGTGCTTCATTTCTACCTTGCATATCATCTGACTTAACTGTGAGAAGTTCTTGCAATGTATATGCTGCCCCGTATGCCTCTAAGGCCCATACCTCCATCTCTCCTAAACGCTGGCCACCTTGTTGAGCTTTACCTCCTAAAGGTTGTTGGGTGACAAGAGAGTAAGGTCCAGTAGATCTTGCATGAATTTTGTCATCAACAAGGTGGACTAATTTAAGGAAATGGGAATACCCAACTGCCACTGGTTGGTCAAATGCTTCTCCAGTCCGGCCGTCACGCAATAAAAGCTTACCTGGATAATCAGGGTTAAATACCCATTCTTTCCCAGGCAATTTAGCAGCTTCTTTTAGATATAGCTGCACTGTTTCGTAAGATTTTTCTGCTCCATACATTTCATCAAAGGGGACTACTTTAACTCTGCAATCCAAATGAGCTGCGGCCCAACCCATTAACAATTCAAACACTTGACCTACGTTCATCCTGCTAGGTACACCAAGTGGATTTAGAACTATGTCTACTGGGGTACCATCAGGCAAATAAGGCATGTCTTCTCTTGGCAAAATCCTACTAATTATTCCTTTATTGCCATGCCTGCCAGCCATCTTATCGCCAACCTGAATCTTTCTTCGTTGGGCTACATAGACTCTAACAACCATATTTGCACCAGGGGGGAGTTCATCTCCTTGTTCTCTGGTATATATTCTTACGTCAACAACACGTCCTCTTTCTGTACTAGGTACTCTAAGAGAATTATCTCTTACATCTCTAGCCTTTTCACCAAAAATAGCTCTCAATAGTTTTTCTTCAGGGGGTTGATCAGATTCACCTTTAGGAGTAACTTTCCCGACAAGAATATCTCCACTCTCTACAAAAGCTCCTACTCGAATAATTCCCATTTCATCGAGATTCCCTAAACTCTCTTCAGCAATATTTGGAATTTCACGTGTAATTTCTTCAGGTCCTAATTTTGTCTGACGAGCTTCTATCTCATATTTTTCTATATGTACTGAAGTATACAGATCATCTTTAACTAATCTCTCACTAACTAAAATCGCATCTTCATAGTTATAACCTTCCCAAGGCATATATGCGATTAAAACATTTTGTCCTAATGCAATTTCCCCACCTTCGCAAGCAGAGCCATCTGCCAATACTTGGCCAATAATAACCTTGTCACCGTTATTTACTATTGGCCTTTGATTTAAACAGGTGTCTTGATTAGATCTTTGATACTTCTGTAAATCATGCAAATGCTCCCCCCCTTCTTCATCAGTAACAACAATGGAATTAGCATCTACAAAAGTTACCGTTCCATTTACCTGAGAGATAGGAACCATTCCAGAATCCCTAGCAACTTGGGTTTCTAAACCAGTTCCTACCAGGGGTCGCTCTGGCCGTAAAAGTGGAACTGCCTGACGTTGCATGTTTGAACCCATGAGTGCTCTATTGGCATCGTCATGTTCAACAAATGGTATTAAAGATGTAGCAACTGAAATAACTTGGACAGGAGACAGTTGAACATAATCAACTTGTTCAGGAGGAACCTTCTCAAAATCTTGTCGATATCTTACCGGGATTAAATCAGCAATTATCATGCCATCTTTATCTGTGGCAACATCACCAGGTGCAACTCTGCATTCATCTTCTAAATCTGCAGAAAGATAAATCGGATCTCCTTCTTTAATTACTTTGCCTTCTTCAACTTTCCAAAAAGGAGTCTCAATAAAACCATATGAATTAACTCTTGCATGAGTAGCTAGAGAATTGATCAAACCTGCATTAGGTCCTTCAGGAGTTTCTATAGGACATAAACGACCATAATGAGAAGGATGAATATCACGAACAGCAAAGCCTGCTCTCTCTCTAGTTAAACCTCCAGGGCCTAAGGCAGATATACGTCTTTTATGAGTTAACTCAGCCAATGGATTAGTTTGGTCCATAAACTGACTCAATTGACTTGAACCAAAAAATTCCTTAATGGCAGCAACAAGAGGCTTAGGGTTGACTAATTGAGCTGGAGTTAGGGAATCAGTTTCACCAACAGTCATCCTTTCTTTAATTATTCTTTCTAATCGATTAAGTCCAACTCGAACTTGATTCTGAAGTAATTCCCCAACTGATCTAACTCTACGATTACCTAAATGATCAATATCATCTAAGGTAGCTCCACCAACATCCAGTTCTAAGTTGATTAAATAATCAATTGTAGAAAGAACATCTTCATGGGTTAATGTTCTTAACGAATCTGGAATAGTTAAGCGTAGCTTTTTGTTTATTTTATATCTTCCTACCCTACCTAAATCATATCTTTTAGGATCAAAAAATCTACTTTGTAAAAGTTGCTGACCTCCACTCACAGAAGGAGGTTCCCCAGGTCTTAATTTCTTATATAGTTCTAATAATGCTTGATCTTCTGAACTAATCCCTTCATCATCTGCCGCCTGAATAGACTTTTGATAATATTCAGGATGTCTTAATTTATCTATTACGTCATTATCTGAAAGCCCCATGGCTCTCATGAGAACATGTGCATTTATTTTTCTAGTTTTATCTACTCGTACATGCAGAAGATCATTTTTATCTGTTTCAAATTTTAACCATGCACCTCGATTAGGAATAACACTCGCATTATAAGTTCTCCTACCGTTTTTATCTTGCTCATCTTTAAAATAAACCCCAGGACTTCTAACAATTTGATTAACAATTACTCTTTCAGCGCCATTAATAATAAATGTCCCTCTTTCGGTCATCAAAGGAAGCTCGCCTATAAAAACTTCTTGTTCTTTTATTTCTCCAGTTTCCTTATTAACTAATCTACATGTCACATACATCTGAGAGGCAAATGTAGCATCTCTCCTTTTCGCCTCTTCAACATCATGCCTAGGGCGCTTTAACCTATAATCATCACCTATAAAATGAAGTTCTAGCTTTCCAGTGTAGTCAGTAATTGGAGAAAAATTCTCAAGTTCCTCAATTAAGCCTTTTTCTAAAAACCATTTGAAGCTTGCCCGTTGTACCTCTACCAAATCGGGTAAATATGTAGCGGTCTTAGCTACCTGAATGGCGCTTCTACTCATTCGAGAACCTACTGCTTGTAAAGGAAGGATCTTATCTTGGGAGTGATCGTTACTAATGCAAAGAGTCAATGATCAAATAAAGAAATTGCTCCTCTCTTATTTTGAAAGGAACAAACACTAGAAGCTCAATGAACTCGCACCAAAAAGTAAGGCGTCAGCAAAAACTCTTTTAGAGAAATTAGATTCTCCAGATAATGACGCATTTGAACTACGCCAAGCCCAAGACAATATTTAATAGTACACTTATATGATTTTTTTATCCACAATATTCTGTAATTTATGGTAAATCAAACAATCTTCTTGCATTAGCAGTACTACTAAAGGCTACTGAGGCAAAGTTTTGCTCTCTTAGTTCTGCAATTTTATGGGCCACTGACTGAACATAAGAGGGCTCATTCCTCTTCCCTCTTTTTGGAACAGGTGCTAAAAAAGGAGAATCTGTTTCAATAAGAAAACGGTTCTCTGGTACTTTCACAGCACAAGCATGAATTGATTTAGCACTTGAAAAAGTAACAGTACCGCTAAAACTTATATAAAAGCCTAAATCTAAAAAACCTTCCATTTCCGCTAAGGTACCTCCCCAACAATGCATTACACCTTTAGCCGCACGGCCAGATTCTCTACGTTCATTCAATAAGTCAAACATAGGTGAGGCAGCATCTCGGCAATGAATAATTACAGGCAAATCCAATTCATATGCCAAATCCAATTGGGGAATAAGAATAGCCAATTGCTCTTCTAAATTGGAATCTCGAAAAAGATCTAATCCTAATTCGCCTATAGCTACGACTCGTTTATCATCTAGCGCTGAATTTCTTAAAGTCTCAATGGTGTCATTTTCAATCCAGGATTTTGTATCAAGAGGATGCAACCCTACTGAATATCTAATCT
It encodes:
- a CDS encoding DNA-directed RNA polymerase subunit gamma; the encoded protein is MTNSNLRTENHFDYVKITLASPERVMSWGQRTLPNGQVVGEVTKPETINYRTLKPEMDGLFCEKIFGPSKDWECHCGKYKRVRHRGIVCERCGVEVTESRVRRHRMGFINLAAPVSHVWYLKGIPSYVAILLDMPLRDVEQIVYFNCYVVLDVGDHKDLKYKQLLTEDEWLEIEDEIYAEDSTIENEPVVGIGAEALKQLLEDLDLKEIAEELRVEISSSKGQKRAKLIKRLRVIDNFIATNARPEWMVLDAIPVIPPDLRPMVQLDGGRFATSDLNDLYRRVINRNNRLARLQEILAPEIIVRNEKRMLQEAVDALIDNGRRGRTVVGANNRALKSLSDIIEGKQGRFRQNLLGKRVDYSGRSVIVVGPKLKMHQCGLPKEMAIELFQPFVIHRLIRQNIVNNIKAAKKLIQRADDEVMQVLQEVIEGHPILLNRAPTLHRLGIQAFEPKLVTGRAIQLHPLVCPAFNADFDGDQMAVHVPLAIEAQTEARMLMLASNNILSPATGEPIVTPSQDMVLGSYYLTALQPGAAKPDFGDQSKTFAGLEDVIKAFEDKRINLHDWLWVRFNGQVENNDELDAPLDIKTLEDGTKIEQWNFRRDRLDEDGALISRYILTTVGRVVMNHTIIDAVTSA
- the rpoB gene encoding DNA-directed RNA polymerase subunit beta, with the protein product MSRSAIQVAKTATYLPDLVEVQRASFKWFLEKGLIEELENFSPITDYTGKLELHFIGDDYRLKRPRHDVEEAKRRDATFASQMYVTCRLVNKETGEIKEQEVFIGELPLMTERGTFIINGAERVIVNQIVRSPGVYFKDEQDKNGRRTYNASVIPNRGAWLKFETDKNDLLHVRVDKTRKINAHVLMRAMGLSDNDVIDKLRHPEYYQKSIQAADDEGISSEDQALLELYKKLRPGEPPSVSGGQQLLQSRFFDPKRYDLGRVGRYKINKKLRLTIPDSLRTLTHEDVLSTIDYLINLELDVGGATLDDIDHLGNRRVRSVGELLQNQVRVGLNRLERIIKERMTVGETDSLTPAQLVNPKPLVAAIKEFFGSSQLSQFMDQTNPLAELTHKRRISALGPGGLTRERAGFAVRDIHPSHYGRLCPIETPEGPNAGLINSLATHARVNSYGFIETPFWKVEEGKVIKEGDPIYLSADLEDECRVAPGDVATDKDGMIIADLIPVRYRQDFEKVPPEQVDYVQLSPVQVISVATSLIPFVEHDDANRALMGSNMQRQAVPLLRPERPLVGTGLETQVARDSGMVPISQVNGTVTFVDANSIVVTDEEGGEHLHDLQKYQRSNQDTCLNQRPIVNNGDKVIIGQVLADGSACEGGEIALGQNVLIAYMPWEGYNYEDAILVSERLVKDDLYTSVHIEKYEIEARQTKLGPEEITREIPNIAEESLGNLDEMGIIRVGAFVESGDILVGKVTPKGESDQPPEEKLLRAIFGEKARDVRDNSLRVPSTERGRVVDVRIYTREQGDELPPGANMVVRVYVAQRRKIQVGDKMAGRHGNKGIISRILPREDMPYLPDGTPVDIVLNPLGVPSRMNVGQVFELLMGWAAAHLDCRVKVVPFDEMYGAEKSYETVQLYLKEAAKLPGKEWVFNPDYPGKLLLRDGRTGEAFDQPVAVGYSHFLKLVHLVDDKIHARSTGPYSLVTQQPLGGKAQQGGQRLGEMEVWALEAYGAAYTLQELLTVKSDDMQGRNEALNAIVKGKPIPRPGTPESFKVLMRELQSLGLDIGVYTDEGKEVDLMQDVNPRRSTPSRPTYESLGSDYQED
- a CDS encoding TatD family hydrolase; this encodes MYKHDLIDSHCHVVFPNFKDDLDEVASRWREVGVKALLHACVKPSEIPDIKSLADRFPEIRYSVGLHPLDTKSWIENDTIETLRNSALDDKRVVAIGELGLDLFRDSNLEEQLAILIPQLDLAYELDLPVIIHCRDAASPMFDLLNERRESGRAAKGVMHCWGGTLAEMEGFLDLGFYISFSGTVTFSSAKSIHACAVKVPENRFLIETDSPFLAPVPKRGKRNEPSYVQSVAHKIAELREQNFASVAFSSTANARRLFDLP